A DNA window from Delphinus delphis chromosome 6, mDelDel1.2, whole genome shotgun sequence contains the following coding sequences:
- the C8G gene encoding complement component C8 gamma chain, with product MLPPRTASLLTLLLAVGSLGQRVQRPPRPPSPISAIQPKANFDAQRFSGTWFLVAVASACRSLQEQGHRAEASTLHVTPQGAAMAVSTLRKLDGICWQVRQLYGDTGLPGRFLLQARGARGPVDVVVGETDYQGFAILYLERARQLSVKLYARSLPVSESFLSVFEQRVQGANLTEDHILFFPKYGFCEAADQFHVLDEVRR from the exons ATGCTGCCCCCCAGGACGGCATCCCTCCTGACTCTGCTCCTGGCCGTCGGCTCCCTGGGTCAGAGGGTTCAGAGACCCCCTCGGCCCCCGTCCCCCATCAGCGCCATCCAGCCCAAGGCCAACTTCGACGCGCAGCGG TTTTCAGGGACCTGGTTCCTTGTGGCCGTGGCCTCTGCGTGCCGCTCCCTGCAGGAGCAGGGCCACCGGGCCGAGGCCAGCACACTGCACGTGACTCCTCAGGGTGCCGCCATGGCTGTCAGCACCTTGCGGAAGCT ggaTGGGATCTGCTGGCAGGTGCGGCAGCTCTACGGTGACACGGGGCTCCCAGGTCGCTTTCTGCTCCAAG CCCGAGGCGCCCGAGGGCCGGTGGACGTGGTCGTTGGGGAGACGGACTACCAGGGCTTCGCCATCCTGTACCTGGAGCGGGCGCGGCAGCTGTCGGTGAAGCTGTACG CCCGCTCGCTCCCTGTGAGCGAATCATTCCTGAGTGTGTTTGAGCAGCGGGTCCAGGGTGCCAACCTGACCGAGGACCACATCCTGTTCTTCCCCAAGTATG GTTTCTGCGAGGCCGCGGACCAGTTTCACGTCCTGGATG AAGTGAGGAGGTGA
- the FBXW5 gene encoding F-box/WD repeat-containing protein 5: MDEGGLPLLPDSLVYQIFLNLGPADVLAAGLVCHQWQAVSRDEFLWREQFYRYYQVARNVPRHPAATSWYEEFRRLYDTVPCVEVQTLEEHTDQVLHLSFSHSGYQFASCSKDCTVKIWNNDLTISLLHSADMRPYNWSYTQFSQFNQDDSLLLASGVFLGPHNSSSGEIAVISLDTFALLSRVRNKPYDVFGCWLTDTSLISGNLHRIGDITSCSVLWLNNAFQDVESENVNVVKRLFKIQNLNASTIRTVMVADCSRFDSPELLLDAGAPGAGPGCVFDLSSDSEDQAVDPGPARAKGLRRVLEGRAQPQPSECALETKAAELLAQGHTKPPERTTAAAGNKLLIFTTGCFTYSPHQIGIKQILPHQMTTAGPVLGEGRGSDAFFDALDHVIDVHGHIIGMGLSPDNRYLYVNSRAWPRGSVVADPMQPPPIAEEIDLLVFDLKTMREVKRALRAHRAYTPNDECFFIFLDVSRDFVASGAEDRHGYIWDRHYNICLAKLRHQDVVNSVVFSPQEQELLLTASDDATIKAWRSPRTVRVHQAPRPRPFFSWFASQRR, translated from the exons ATGGACGAGGGGGGCCTACCCCTGCTCCCCGACAGCCTCGTTTACCAGATCTTCCTGAACTTGGGCCCGGCCGACGTGCTGGCCGCGGGGCTGGTGTGCCACCAGTGGCAGGCCGTGTCCCGGGATGAGTTCCTGTGGAGGGAGCAGTTCTACCGCTACTACCAGGTGGCCCGCAACGTGCCCCGACACCCAG CGGCCACATCCTGGTACGAGGAGTTTCGGCGGCTCTATGACACAGTGCCCTGCGTGGAGGTGCAGACTCTCGAGGAGCACACCGACCAGGTCCTGCACCTTAGCTTCTCCCACTCAGGCTACCAGTTTGCTTCCTGCTCCAAGGACTGCACCGTGAAG ATCTGGAACAATGACCTGACCATCTCGCTGCTGCACAGCGCAGACATGCGGCCCTACAACTGGAGCTACACCCAGTTCTCCCAGTTCAACCAGGACGATTCTCTGCTGCTGGCGTCCGGGGTGTTCCTGGGGCCCCACAACTCCTCCTCGGGCGAGATCGCCGTCATCAGCCTAG ACACCTTCGCCTTGCTGTCCCGCGTGCGCAACAAGCCCTACGACGTGTTCGGTTGCTGGCTCACGGACACCAGCCTGATCTCGGGAAACCTGCACCGCATCGGGGACATCACGTCGTGCTCTGTGCTCTGGCTTAACAACGCCTTCCAG GACGTGGAGTCGGAGAACGTGAACGTGGTGAAGCGGCTCTTCAAGATCCAGAACCTGAACGCTAGCACCATCCGCACCGTCATGGTGGCCGACTGCAGCCGCTTCGACAGCCCGGAGCTCCTGCTGGACGCTGGCGCCCCTGGCGCAGGCCCCGGCTGTGTCTTTGACCTGAGCAGCGACAGCGAGGACCAGGCAGTCGACCCGGGCCCGGCCCGCGCCAAGGGCTTGCGGCGTGTCCTGGAGGGCCGGGCCCAGCCCCAGCCGTCAGAGTGCGCGCTGGAGACCAAGGCGGCCGAGCTGCTGGCCCAGGGCCACACCAAGCCCCCCGAGCGCACCACGGCCGCCGCCGGCAACAAACTCCTCATCTTCACCACAGGCTGCTTCACCTACTCGCCGCACCAGATCG GCATCAAGCAGATCTTGCCGCACCAGATGACCACAGCGGGGCCCGTGCTGGGCGAGGGCCGGGGCTCCGACGCCTTCTTCGACGCGCTCGACCACGTCATCGACGTGCACGGACACATCATCGGCATGGGCCTGTCCCCCGACAACAG GTACCTGTACGTGAACAGCCGCGCCTGGCCCCGCGGCTCGGTGGTGGCCGACCCCATGCAGCCGCCGCCGATCGCGGAGGAGATCGACCTGCTGGTGTTCGACCTCAAGACCATGCGGGAGGTGAAGCGGGCCCTGCGCGCCCACCGCGCCTACACGCCTAACGACGAGTGCTTCTTCATCTTCTTGGACGTCAGCAGGGACTTCGTGGCCAG TGGGGCAGAGGATCGGCACGGCTACATCTGGGACCGCCACTACAACATCTGCCTGGCCAAGCTGCGGCACCAGGACGTGGTCAACTCGGTGGTCTTCAGCCCCCAGGAGCAGGAGCTCCTGCTGACGGCCAGCGACGACGCCACCATCAAAGCCTGGCGCTCGCCACGCACGGTGCGTGTCCACCAGGCCCCGCGCCCGCGCCCCTTCTTCTCCTGGTTCGCCAGCCAGAGGCGCTGA
- the TRAF2 gene encoding TNF receptor-associated factor 2 — protein sequence MAAASATPPASLELLQPGFSKTLLGTKLEDKYLCSACRNVLRRPFQAQCGHRYCSFCLSSILSSGPQNCAACVNEGIYEEGVSILESSSAFPDNAARREVESLPAVCSSEGCTWKGTLKEYESCHEGHCPFVLTECPACKGLVRLGEKEHHLEHACPERSLSCRHCRAPCCSADMKAHHQVCPKFPLTCEGCGKKKITREKFQDHVRTCGRCRVPCRFHAVGCPEMVEGERLQEHEAQQLREHLALLLGALLEAGPPLLSQGEQGWGASTPGPGAAPSQAAELLQRCEALERKTATFENIVCVLNREVERVAVTAEACGRQHRLDQDRIEALSNKVQQLERSIGLKDLAMADLEQKVHEMEASTFDGVFIWKIPDFARKRQEAVAGRTPAIFSPAFYTSRYGYKMCLRAYLNGDGTGRGTHLSLFFVLMKGPHDALLHWPFNQKVTLMLLDQNNREHVIDAFRPDVTSSSFQRPVSDMNIASGCPLFCPVSKMEAKNSYVRDDAIFIKAIVDLTGL from the exons ATGGCTGCAGCCAGCGCGACCCCTCCCGCCTccctggagctgctgcagccTGGCTTCTCCAAGACCCTCCTGGGGACCAAGCTAGAGGACAAGTACCTGTGCTCGGCCTGCAGGAACGTCCTGCGCAGGCCCTTCCAGGCTCAGTGTGGCCACCGctactgttccttctgcctgagcAGCATCTTGAG ctCCGGGCCCCAGAACTGTGCCGCCTGCGTGAACGAGGGCATTTACGAGGAAGGCGTCTCTATCCTGGAGAGCAGCTCG GCTTTCCCGGACAATGCTGCCCGCAGGGAGGTAGAGAGCCTGCCAGCCGTCTGTTCCAGCGAGGGCTGCACCTGGAAGGGGACCCTGAAGGAGTACGAG AGCTGCCACGAAGGACACTGCCCATTCGTGCTGACCGAGTGCCCGGCGTGTAAAGGCCTGGTGCGCCTGGGCGAGAAGGAACACCACCTGGAGCACGCGTGCCCGGAGCGAAGCCTCAGCTGCCGGCACTGCAGGGCGCCCTGCTGCTCGGCCGACATGAAG GCGCACCACCAGGTCTGCCCCAAGTTCCCCTTGACCTGCGAGGGCTGCGGCAAGAAGAAGATCACACGCGAGAAA TTTCAGGACCACGTCAGGACATGTGGCAGATGCCGAGTCCCCTGCAGGTTCCACGCTGTCGGCTGCCCCGAGATG GTGGAGGGCGAGAGGCTGCAGGAGCACGAGGCGCAGCAGCTCCGGGAGCACCTGGCCCTGCTTCTGGGCGCCCTCCTGGAGGCCGGGCCCCCCCTCCTCAGCCAGGGCGAGCAGGGCTGGGGGGCCAGCACGCCAGGCCCGGGGGCAGCGCCCTCCCAGGCGGCGGAGCTGCTGCAGAGGTGCGAGGCCCTGGAGCGGAAGACGGCCACCTTCGAGAACATCGTCTGCGTGCTGAACCGGGAGGTGGAGCGGGTGGCCGTGACTGCCGAGGCCTGCGGCCGGCAGCACCGGCTGGACCAAGACAGGATCGAAGCCCTGAGTAATAAG GTGCAGCAGCTGGAGAGGAGCATCGGCCTGAAGGACCTGGCCATGGCCGACCTGGAGCAGAAGGTCCACGAGATGGAGGCGTCCACCTTCGACGGGGTGTTCATCTGGAAGATCCCGGACTTCGCCAGGAAGCGCCAGGAAGCCGTGGCTGGCCGCACGCCCGCCATCTTCTCCCCAG CCTTCTACACCAGCAGGTACGGCTACAAGATGTGTCTGCGCGCCTACCTGAACGGAGATGGCACTGGGCGCGGGACGCACCTGTCCCTCTTCTTCGTTCTGATGAAGGGCCCCCACGACGCCCTCCTGCACTGGCCCTTCAACCAGAAG GTGACCCTGATGTTGCTGGATCAGAACAACCGGGAGCATGTGATTGACGCCTTCAGGCCCGACGTGACCTCATCCTCGTTCCAGAGGCCGGTCAGCGACATGAACATCGCGAGCGGCTGCCCGCTTTTCTGCCCCGTCTCCAAGATGGAGGCCAAGAATTCCTACGTGCGTGATGACGCCATCTTCATCAAGGCCATAGTGGACCTGACAGGGCTCTAG